CGAAAGGTCGAGATCACAACCGAGTTTTCAGATACGCCTTTGGAGGAAGTCGCTCATACGTTGAGCGAACAAGGAGGCTTCACGATCTGGATTGATCATCGCGCCTTGGAGGATATTGGACTCGCAGCAATCGCGCCTGTTTCGCTACCGAAACGTAAACGGACACTTCAACACACCCTGAATCTTATTTGCGAGTCTCTTGGTATCGACTGGTTTATCGATGGAGAAGTACTGCGGATCACGACGGTAGATGAGACTGACTTTGATCTAACGCTCTACGTTTATCCCGTACGCGATTTGATTTGGAAAGGGCCTAAGCCACAGGATCGGGCAGTCCAAACAAGGCTATTGAAACTAGCTCGCTGGCAAACGAGTGCCCCTTACCATAGACAAGAACTCGCCCCGTTGTGCCTCGGTGATTACCTCGCTTTACCAAGTGGTCATCAACTAATGAACGTCATCACCCATTGCGTTCAGCCCGAGTCGTGGGAGGAACTCGGGGGGCCTGGTAGTTGCTTGATCTACACGTTGGGAGACTGTTTGTTGATTGCTCAAACACGACGCGTCCACGAACGGATAGGCATCCTGCTACACGAACTCCGCAAACACCAACCCGAGCACGAATTAGCCGAGCAGATTAAACAGGCCGACCAAGCCGAAGCGGAAGTGATTACCGTTTCGTATTCTGGCCCCAGAGAAAAGAAAACCAACGTTTATGAGCTCGGCGAACCGCTCTTATCGCCCGCCGAGTTGGAAAAAATAGGGAAGCTGATTTCCAGCAATGTCGAACCGGAAAGCTGGAAAACGCCAGGCCACTATATCATCGTTTCCCAGAATCGTTTGGTCATACGCAATCGCCGCGATGTGATGTTCCAGGTTCACGACCGCTTAGTCGAACTTGGTGTCACGGTGCCTCTACAAACGGGATTCGACGATACCTTCATGAATCCCCAGTGGCGAGGCAACGGCATCTTTTAAACACCGATGCCGCAAACGCGAACGCCGATTCTCATTTAGAAGCGTTTCGTTAGCAGCAAGGCAAACTCGCTGTCGAAAAGGCGATCCGCACCCTCTCGAAGTGGCGTGACCACGGCGGCTGTAAGCAGATAGTCGTTACCCAACTGAAAACGGAGCCCGCCGGTTGCGTTCAAGACGTCGATTCGGTTGAACGGGTTGGTAACGATGTCACCATCATCCGGACCGGCTTGTGCAAAATCGGCGTCATTGAGTGTCGTCGAGTAGTGCAACTCACCAATGATCGCAGCCCGACGAATGAATCCACCACCGTGCGTGTTGTCGTAAAACCAGTGCCCGGCCGAGTAGTCGAGGTACAAAAAGTTTTGTTCCTGGAAACGCGATACCGTCGTGAATTCGCCTGAAAATGGTGAGGTCTCGACCATGAACGAATTGCCGTTGGTATCGAAGTCCAGCTGAGCTGCCAGGATCGACCAGGTTCGCGACGAGTGTTGATGGTAGTAGGCAATGAACGGCAACAAGTGAACCGATTGATTATCGATTCGGAGTATCGATCGCCCCGTATTGCCATTGATGACATCGGCATCTTGAGCCGTAGGCAGGTTGACAGAAAGACCGGCCGAGATGGCCGACTGATTTCCGCGTTGCCACAACAAGCTCTTCCACGTCAACGTCATGTTGC
The Blastopirellula marina genome window above contains:
- a CDS encoding DUF4974 domain-containing protein, yielding MLRLLVVVLTLLLLGQLHAEEPELKTDRTPTTIIPDQVASESLEKLAKHEQLLLETRITLDIHEMPLEKFAEVMSNELEVPVDIDLASLEDMGLSEDLPISLRVQGVAAKTAFEMALHLDELAVMVLPHGLMIITKDEASLELIRQIYDVSDLIDGEIVRSEDLTGLINQLIEPDTWELLGGPGTINVWESKFIISNTWEVHTEVGLLLETLRQAKNQPSDSYAVASIGCTPWRTEQTVISQQLRKVEITTEFSDTPLEEVAHTLSEQGGFTIWIDHRALEDIGLAAIAPVSLPKRKRTLQHTLNLICESLGIDWFIDGEVLRITTVDETDFDLTLYVYPVRDLIWKGPKPQDRAVQTRLLKLARWQTSAPYHRQELAPLCLGDYLALPSGHQLMNVITHCVQPESWEELGGPGSCLIYTLGDCLLIAQTRRVHERIGILLHELRKHQPEHELAEQIKQADQAEAEVITVSYSGPREKKTNVYELGEPLLSPAELEKIGKLISSNVEPESWKTPGHYIIVSQNRLVIRNRRDVMFQVHDRLVELGVTVPLQTGFDDTFMNPQWRGNGIF